Proteins encoded together in one Ciona intestinalis chromosome 1, KH, whole genome shotgun sequence window:
- the LOC100185955 gene encoding microtubule-associated protein tau-like isoform X4 — translation MPENISGFKRKLRCKVMETNVSVMQGEESFISPYNSPEKPDISRSLDGAGEPILSPGYSNVIEDIYEHGEGASTNGIDNHNDHFAAGDQIDIENITIHKPLNNHEVPDHSAGDNSPAVLPDEKVQSSLNTAAEVIDNHTVNTANGNLPNNSTENTFIVMSSSENKENVENSEQSIEDMIASSPREMFEDMSSSEMMSVSQKMEVEFKEMLLQEKMLKKRSSDAGVEGKGATKQGCNIQVTTTTNETRKKAKDPKVQGKSPTRKPIKKTEIKFTGAERTKSTPTTIRTVTSPTRQPPIRKPLSATPVGRPKRIDPSRTLTPTTIRVTPSSTPTRRPLGTNKITDEKQKTPTPTRGRPSSEGRIKSATSTPRRERPPSVGSTGSGRMTTRNIQSKVGSLNNITHTPGGGKVKIESKKTSYNNVSSKCGSRANLNHTPGGGKVKIEHRKVNVSNVTSKCGSFNNITHTPGGGKVKIESKKLDFGKVSSKCGSKDNIHHTPSGGKVKVEHHKLNFAHVQSKCGSKDNLTHTPGGGKVKIEAKKMDLSHVQSKCGSTDNIKHEPQGGKVKIFKQRKLNFSNVHSRISSLSNMSHSPGGGKVKIFSKKLDVAQVSSKVGSKDNLKHTPGGGNTKIIHEKVDVSDVQPKVGSREFIDHQPLGGDVKIRSKNLDLSNVGSKCGSLDNAKHKPGGGNVQIFDEKLDFKETAKPKVPFSENANHTPGGGNIEILNEPLKFRDKASSRTDSGVNMSATSSES, via the exons GTGTAAAGTTATGGAAACCAATGTTTCTGTGATGCAAGGGGAAGAAAGTTTTATTTCTCCATATAATTCACCAGAAAAACCTGACATTTCTCGCTCCCTAGATGGAGCAGGAGAGCCCATCTTATCCCCAGGCTATAGTAATGTTATAGAAGATATCTATGAGCATGGGGAGGGTGCGAGTACAAACGGAATCGACAATCATAACGATCATTTTGCTGCTGGAG atCAAATTGACATCGAAAATATTACAATTCATAAACCTTTAAACAACCATGAG GTTCCTGATCATTCTGCCGGAGATAATTCTcctgcagtgttgccagatgaAAAAGTTCAATCATCACTTAATACTGCTGCTGAAGTAATCGACAATCATACTGTTAACACTGCCAATGGAAACTTGCCAAATAATTCTACCGAGAATACCTTTATTGTTATGTCATCGTcggaaaacaaagaaaatgttgaGAACAGCGAACAGAGTATTGAGGATATGATTGCATCTTCGCCGAGAGAAATGTTTGAA GACATGTCTAGCTCGGAGATGATGAGCGTTTCACAGAAGATGGAAGTCGAGTTCAAGGAGATGTTGCTCCAGGAGAAGATGTTGAAGAAACGATCCTCAGATGCGGGGGTTGAAGGGAAAG GAGCCACCAAGCAAGGTTGTAACATCCAAGTGACAACGACAACTAAC gaAACGCGTAAAAAAGCGAAGGATCCGAAAGTACAAGGGAAATCCCCCACACGAAAACCAATAAAGAAAACTGAAATCAAGTTCACTGGAGCGGAACGAACAAAATCAACCCCA acAACAATACGAACTGTGACATCACCCACTCGTCAACCCCCGATAAGAAAACCACTCTCTGCTACCCCCGTTGGTCGACCCAAGCGTATTGACCCTTCGCGAACTTTGACCCCCACCACCATCCGTGTGACCCCTTCGTCGACCCCTACACGTCGACCACTTGGGACGAATAAAATTACAGAcgaaaaa CAGAAAACCCCCACACCTACAAGGGGACGACCAAGTTCTGAAGGAAGAATTAAATCGGCAACTTCTACTCCAAGAAGAGAAAGACCTCCAAGTGTTGGG TCAACTGGTAGCGGAAGAATGACGACAcggaacattcaaagtaaaGTTGGTTCATTGAACAATATCACACACACCCCTGGTGGGGGGAAG GTTAAAATAGAGAGCaagaaaacaagttacaacaacGTGTCTTCGAAATGTGGTTCGCGAGCAAACTTAAACCACACCCCTGGAGGTGGCAAG GTTAAAATTGAACATAGGAAAGTGAATGTGTCGAATGTAACTTCTAAATGTGGATCGTTCAATAACATTACACACACACCTGGAGGGGGAAAG GTTAAAATTGAAAGCAAGAAACTTGACTTTGGTAAAGTGTCGTCCAAATGTGGATCCAAGGATAATATTCATCATACACCGAGTGGAGGGAAG GTAAAAGTGGAACatcataaattaaactttgCGCACGTTCAATCTAAATGTGGATCCAAGGATAATCTTACTCACACCCCCGGTGGTGGAAAg GTTAAAATTGAAGCGAAGAAAATGGATTTAAGTCACGTTCAGTCCAAATGTGGGTCAACCGACAATATTAAGCATGAACCACAAGGAGGAAAG gttaaaattttcaaacagcgaaagttaaatttttcCAACGTCCATTCTCGGATAAGTAGTTTGTCAAACATGAGCCACAGCCCTGGTGGGGGGAAG GTTAAAATATTCTCTAAGAAGCTCGACGTGGCACAAGTGTCATCCAAGGTTGGAAGTAAGGACAACCTCAAGCACACCCCCGGTGGTGGGAAT ACAAAGATAATTCATGAAAAGGTTGACGTCTCGGATGTTCAACCAAAAGTTGGCAGTAGAGAGTTCATTGACCACCAGCCATTAGGAGGCGAT GTAAAGATTAGAAGCAAGAATCTTGACCTAAGTAATGTTGGGTCTAAATGTGGATCTTTGGATAATGCAAAACATAAACCAG GTGGTGGCAATGTTCAAATATTTGATGAAAAACTTGACTTTAAAGAAACAGCCAAACCAAAG GTTCCTTTCTCGGAGAATGCAAACCACACACCAGGTGGAGGAAACATAGAAATTTTAAACGAACCGCTTAAATTTCGTGACAAAGCTTCGTCAAGAACTGACAGTGGAGTTAACATGTCAGCTACAT cATCTGAATCCTGA
- the LOC100185955 gene encoding microtubule-associated protein tau-like isoform X5 — protein sequence MPENISGFKRKLRCKVMETNVSVMQGEESFISPYNSPEKPDISRSLDGAGEPILSPGYSNVIEDIYEHGEGASTNGIDNHNDHFAAGDQIDIENITIHKPLNNHEVPDHSAGDTSIAVLPDEKVQPSLTTATEVIDNHTVNTATLDTEVPDHSAGDNSPAVLPDEKVQSSLNTAAEVIDNHTVNTANGNLPNNSTENTFIVMSSSENKENVENSEQSIEDMIASSPREMFEDMSSSEMMSVSQKMEVEFKEMLLQEKMLKKRSSDAGVEGKGATKQGCNIQVTTTTNETRKKAKDPKVQGKSPTRKPIKKTEIKFTGAERTKSTPTTIRTVTSPTRQPPIRKPLSATPVGRPKRIDPSRTLTPTTIRVTPSSTPTRRPLGTNKITDEKQKTPTPTRGRPSSEGRIKSATSTPRRERPPSVGSTGSGRMTTRNIQSKVGSLNNITHTPGGGKVKIESKKTSYNNVSSKCGSRANLNHTPGGGKVKIEHRKVNVSNVTSKCGSFNNITHTPGGGKVKIESKKLDFGKVSSKCGSKDNIHHTPSGGKVKVEHHKLNFAHVQSKCGSKDNLTHTPGGGKVKIEAKKMDLSHVQSKCGSTDNIKHEPQGGKVKIFSKKLDVAQVSSKVGSKDNLKHTPGGGNVKIRSKNLDLSNVGSKCGSLDNAKHKPGGGNVQIFDEKLDFKETAKPKVPFSENANHTPGGGNIEILNEPLKFRDKASSRTDSGVNMSATSSES from the exons GTGTAAAGTTATGGAAACCAATGTTTCTGTGATGCAAGGGGAAGAAAGTTTTATTTCTCCATATAATTCACCAGAAAAACCTGACATTTCTCGCTCCCTAGATGGAGCAGGAGAGCCCATCTTATCCCCAGGCTATAGTAATGTTATAGAAGATATCTATGAGCATGGGGAGGGTGCGAGTACAAACGGAATCGACAATCATAACGATCATTTTGCTGCTGGAG atCAAATTGACATCGAAAATATTACAATTCATAAACCTTTAAACAACCATGAG GTTCCTGATCATTCTGCCGGAGATACATCTAtcgcagtgttgccagatgaAAAAGTTCAACCATCACTTACCACTGCCACTGAAGTAATCGACAATCATACTGTTAACACTGCCACTCTAGATACAGAA GTTCCTGATCATTCTGCCGGAGATAATTCTcctgcagtgttgccagatgaAAAAGTTCAATCATCACTTAATACTGCTGCTGAAGTAATCGACAATCATACTGTTAACACTGCCAATGGAAACTTGCCAAATAATTCTACCGAGAATACCTTTATTGTTATGTCATCGTcggaaaacaaagaaaatgttgaGAACAGCGAACAGAGTATTGAGGATATGATTGCATCTTCGCCGAGAGAAATGTTTGAA GACATGTCTAGCTCGGAGATGATGAGCGTTTCACAGAAGATGGAAGTCGAGTTCAAGGAGATGTTGCTCCAGGAGAAGATGTTGAAGAAACGATCCTCAGATGCGGGGGTTGAAGGGAAAG GAGCCACCAAGCAAGGTTGTAACATCCAAGTGACAACGACAACTAAC gaAACGCGTAAAAAAGCGAAGGATCCGAAAGTACAAGGGAAATCCCCCACACGAAAACCAATAAAGAAAACTGAAATCAAGTTCACTGGAGCGGAACGAACAAAATCAACCCCA acAACAATACGAACTGTGACATCACCCACTCGTCAACCCCCGATAAGAAAACCACTCTCTGCTACCCCCGTTGGTCGACCCAAGCGTATTGACCCTTCGCGAACTTTGACCCCCACCACCATCCGTGTGACCCCTTCGTCGACCCCTACACGTCGACCACTTGGGACGAATAAAATTACAGAcgaaaaa CAGAAAACCCCCACACCTACAAGGGGACGACCAAGTTCTGAAGGAAGAATTAAATCGGCAACTTCTACTCCAAGAAGAGAAAGACCTCCAAGTGTTGGG TCAACTGGTAGCGGAAGAATGACGACAcggaacattcaaagtaaaGTTGGTTCATTGAACAATATCACACACACCCCTGGTGGGGGGAAG GTTAAAATAGAGAGCaagaaaacaagttacaacaacGTGTCTTCGAAATGTGGTTCGCGAGCAAACTTAAACCACACCCCTGGAGGTGGCAAG GTTAAAATTGAACATAGGAAAGTGAATGTGTCGAATGTAACTTCTAAATGTGGATCGTTCAATAACATTACACACACACCTGGAGGGGGAAAG GTTAAAATTGAAAGCAAGAAACTTGACTTTGGTAAAGTGTCGTCCAAATGTGGATCCAAGGATAATATTCATCATACACCGAGTGGAGGGAAG GTAAAAGTGGAACatcataaattaaactttgCGCACGTTCAATCTAAATGTGGATCCAAGGATAATCTTACTCACACCCCCGGTGGTGGAAAg GTTAAAATTGAAGCGAAGAAAATGGATTTAAGTCACGTTCAGTCCAAATGTGGGTCAACCGACAATATTAAGCATGAACCACAAGGAGGAAAG GTTAAAATATTCTCTAAGAAGCTCGACGTGGCACAAGTGTCATCCAAGGTTGGAAGTAAGGACAACCTCAAGCACACCCCCGGTGGTGGGAAT GTAAAGATTAGAAGCAAGAATCTTGACCTAAGTAATGTTGGGTCTAAATGTGGATCTTTGGATAATGCAAAACATAAACCAG GTGGTGGCAATGTTCAAATATTTGATGAAAAACTTGACTTTAAAGAAACAGCCAAACCAAAG GTTCCTTTCTCGGAGAATGCAAACCACACACCAGGTGGAGGAAACATAGAAATTTTAAACGAACCGCTTAAATTTCGTGACAAAGCTTCGTCAAGAACTGACAGTGGAGTTAACATGTCAGCTACAT cATCTGAATCCTGA
- the LOC100185955 gene encoding microtubule-associated protein tau-like isoform X3 yields the protein MPENISGFKRKLRCKVMETNVSVMQGEESFISPYNSPEKPDISRSLDGAGEPILSPGYSNVIEDIYEHGEGASTNGIDNHNDHFAAGDQIDIENITIHKPLNNHEVPDHSAGDTSIAVLPDEKVQPSLTTATEVIDNHTVNTATLDTEVPDHSAGDNSPAVLPDEKVQSSLNTAAEVIDNHTVNTANGNLPNNSTENTFIVMSSSENKENVENSEQSIEDMIASSPREMFEDMSSSEMMSVSQKMEVEFKEMLLQEKMLKKRSSDAGVEGKGATKQGCNIQVTTTTNETRKKAKDPKVQGKSPTRKPIKKTEIKFTGAERTKSTPTTIRTVTSPTRQPPIRKPLSATPVGRPKRIDPSRTLTPTTIRVTPSSTPTRRPLGTNKITDEKQKTPTPTRGRPSSEGRIKSATSTPRRERPPSVGSTGSGRMTTRNIQSKVGSLNNITHTPGGGKVKIESKKTSYNNVSSKCGSRANLNHTPGGGKVKIEHRKVNVSNVTSKCGSFNNITHTPGGGKVKIESKKLDFGKVSSKCGSKDNIHHTPSGGKVKVEHHKLNFAHVQSKCGSKDNLTHTPGGGKVKIEAKKMDLSHVQSKCGSTDNIKHEPQGGKVKIFSKKLDVAQVSSKVGSKDNLKHTPGGGNTKIIHEKVDVSDVQPKVGSREFIDHQPLGGDVKIRSKNLDLSNVGSKCGSLDNAKHKPGGGNVQIFDEKLDFKETAKPKVPFSENANHTPGGGNIEILNEPLKFRDKASSRTDSGVNMSATSSES from the exons GTGTAAAGTTATGGAAACCAATGTTTCTGTGATGCAAGGGGAAGAAAGTTTTATTTCTCCATATAATTCACCAGAAAAACCTGACATTTCTCGCTCCCTAGATGGAGCAGGAGAGCCCATCTTATCCCCAGGCTATAGTAATGTTATAGAAGATATCTATGAGCATGGGGAGGGTGCGAGTACAAACGGAATCGACAATCATAACGATCATTTTGCTGCTGGAG atCAAATTGACATCGAAAATATTACAATTCATAAACCTTTAAACAACCATGAG GTTCCTGATCATTCTGCCGGAGATACATCTAtcgcagtgttgccagatgaAAAAGTTCAACCATCACTTACCACTGCCACTGAAGTAATCGACAATCATACTGTTAACACTGCCACTCTAGATACAGAA GTTCCTGATCATTCTGCCGGAGATAATTCTcctgcagtgttgccagatgaAAAAGTTCAATCATCACTTAATACTGCTGCTGAAGTAATCGACAATCATACTGTTAACACTGCCAATGGAAACTTGCCAAATAATTCTACCGAGAATACCTTTATTGTTATGTCATCGTcggaaaacaaagaaaatgttgaGAACAGCGAACAGAGTATTGAGGATATGATTGCATCTTCGCCGAGAGAAATGTTTGAA GACATGTCTAGCTCGGAGATGATGAGCGTTTCACAGAAGATGGAAGTCGAGTTCAAGGAGATGTTGCTCCAGGAGAAGATGTTGAAGAAACGATCCTCAGATGCGGGGGTTGAAGGGAAAG GAGCCACCAAGCAAGGTTGTAACATCCAAGTGACAACGACAACTAAC gaAACGCGTAAAAAAGCGAAGGATCCGAAAGTACAAGGGAAATCCCCCACACGAAAACCAATAAAGAAAACTGAAATCAAGTTCACTGGAGCGGAACGAACAAAATCAACCCCA acAACAATACGAACTGTGACATCACCCACTCGTCAACCCCCGATAAGAAAACCACTCTCTGCTACCCCCGTTGGTCGACCCAAGCGTATTGACCCTTCGCGAACTTTGACCCCCACCACCATCCGTGTGACCCCTTCGTCGACCCCTACACGTCGACCACTTGGGACGAATAAAATTACAGAcgaaaaa CAGAAAACCCCCACACCTACAAGGGGACGACCAAGTTCTGAAGGAAGAATTAAATCGGCAACTTCTACTCCAAGAAGAGAAAGACCTCCAAGTGTTGGG TCAACTGGTAGCGGAAGAATGACGACAcggaacattcaaagtaaaGTTGGTTCATTGAACAATATCACACACACCCCTGGTGGGGGGAAG GTTAAAATAGAGAGCaagaaaacaagttacaacaacGTGTCTTCGAAATGTGGTTCGCGAGCAAACTTAAACCACACCCCTGGAGGTGGCAAG GTTAAAATTGAACATAGGAAAGTGAATGTGTCGAATGTAACTTCTAAATGTGGATCGTTCAATAACATTACACACACACCTGGAGGGGGAAAG GTTAAAATTGAAAGCAAGAAACTTGACTTTGGTAAAGTGTCGTCCAAATGTGGATCCAAGGATAATATTCATCATACACCGAGTGGAGGGAAG GTAAAAGTGGAACatcataaattaaactttgCGCACGTTCAATCTAAATGTGGATCCAAGGATAATCTTACTCACACCCCCGGTGGTGGAAAg GTTAAAATTGAAGCGAAGAAAATGGATTTAAGTCACGTTCAGTCCAAATGTGGGTCAACCGACAATATTAAGCATGAACCACAAGGAGGAAAG GTTAAAATATTCTCTAAGAAGCTCGACGTGGCACAAGTGTCATCCAAGGTTGGAAGTAAGGACAACCTCAAGCACACCCCCGGTGGTGGGAAT ACAAAGATAATTCATGAAAAGGTTGACGTCTCGGATGTTCAACCAAAAGTTGGCAGTAGAGAGTTCATTGACCACCAGCCATTAGGAGGCGAT GTAAAGATTAGAAGCAAGAATCTTGACCTAAGTAATGTTGGGTCTAAATGTGGATCTTTGGATAATGCAAAACATAAACCAG GTGGTGGCAATGTTCAAATATTTGATGAAAAACTTGACTTTAAAGAAACAGCCAAACCAAAG GTTCCTTTCTCGGAGAATGCAAACCACACACCAGGTGGAGGAAACATAGAAATTTTAAACGAACCGCTTAAATTTCGTGACAAAGCTTCGTCAAGAACTGACAGTGGAGTTAACATGTCAGCTACAT cATCTGAATCCTGA
- the LOC100185955 gene encoding microtubule-associated protein 4-like isoform X2, producing MPENISGFKRKLRCKVMETNVSVMQGEESFISPYNSPEKPDISRSLDGAGEPILSPGYSNVIEDIYEHGEGASTNGIDNHNDHFAAGDQIDIENITIHKPLNNHEVPDHSAGDTSIAVLPDEKVQPSLTTATEVIDNHTVNTATLDTEVPDHSAGDNSPAVLPDEKVQSSLNTAAEVIDNHTVNTANGNLPNNSTENTFIVMSSSENKENVENSEQSIEDMIASSPREMFEDMSSSEMMSVSQKMEVEFKEMLLQEKMLKKRSSDAGVEGKGATKQGCNIQVTTTTNETRKKAKDPKVQGKSPTRKPIKKTEIKFTGAERTKSTPTTIRTVTSPTRQPPIRKPLSATPVGRPKRIDPSRTLTPTTIRVTPSSTPTRRPLGTNKITDEKQKTPTPTRGRPSSEGRIKSATSTPRRERPPSVGSTGSGRMTTRNIQSKVGSLNNITHTPGGGKVKIESKKTSYNNVSSKCGSRANLNHTPGGGKVKIEHRKVNVSNVTSKCGSFNNITHTPGGGKVKIESKKLDFGKVSSKCGSKDNIHHTPSGGKVKVEHHKLNFAHVQSKCGSKDNLTHTPGGGKVKIEAKKMDLSHVQSKCGSTDNIKHEPQGGKVKIFKQRKLNFSNVHSRISSLSNMSHSPGGGKVKIFSKKLDVAQVSSKVGSKDNLKHTPGGGNVKIRSKNLDLSNVGSKCGSLDNAKHKPGGGNVQIFDEKLDFKETAKPKVPFSENANHTPGGGNIEILNEPLKFRDKASSRTDSGVNMSATSSES from the exons GTGTAAAGTTATGGAAACCAATGTTTCTGTGATGCAAGGGGAAGAAAGTTTTATTTCTCCATATAATTCACCAGAAAAACCTGACATTTCTCGCTCCCTAGATGGAGCAGGAGAGCCCATCTTATCCCCAGGCTATAGTAATGTTATAGAAGATATCTATGAGCATGGGGAGGGTGCGAGTACAAACGGAATCGACAATCATAACGATCATTTTGCTGCTGGAG atCAAATTGACATCGAAAATATTACAATTCATAAACCTTTAAACAACCATGAG GTTCCTGATCATTCTGCCGGAGATACATCTAtcgcagtgttgccagatgaAAAAGTTCAACCATCACTTACCACTGCCACTGAAGTAATCGACAATCATACTGTTAACACTGCCACTCTAGATACAGAA GTTCCTGATCATTCTGCCGGAGATAATTCTcctgcagtgttgccagatgaAAAAGTTCAATCATCACTTAATACTGCTGCTGAAGTAATCGACAATCATACTGTTAACACTGCCAATGGAAACTTGCCAAATAATTCTACCGAGAATACCTTTATTGTTATGTCATCGTcggaaaacaaagaaaatgttgaGAACAGCGAACAGAGTATTGAGGATATGATTGCATCTTCGCCGAGAGAAATGTTTGAA GACATGTCTAGCTCGGAGATGATGAGCGTTTCACAGAAGATGGAAGTCGAGTTCAAGGAGATGTTGCTCCAGGAGAAGATGTTGAAGAAACGATCCTCAGATGCGGGGGTTGAAGGGAAAG GAGCCACCAAGCAAGGTTGTAACATCCAAGTGACAACGACAACTAAC gaAACGCGTAAAAAAGCGAAGGATCCGAAAGTACAAGGGAAATCCCCCACACGAAAACCAATAAAGAAAACTGAAATCAAGTTCACTGGAGCGGAACGAACAAAATCAACCCCA acAACAATACGAACTGTGACATCACCCACTCGTCAACCCCCGATAAGAAAACCACTCTCTGCTACCCCCGTTGGTCGACCCAAGCGTATTGACCCTTCGCGAACTTTGACCCCCACCACCATCCGTGTGACCCCTTCGTCGACCCCTACACGTCGACCACTTGGGACGAATAAAATTACAGAcgaaaaa CAGAAAACCCCCACACCTACAAGGGGACGACCAAGTTCTGAAGGAAGAATTAAATCGGCAACTTCTACTCCAAGAAGAGAAAGACCTCCAAGTGTTGGG TCAACTGGTAGCGGAAGAATGACGACAcggaacattcaaagtaaaGTTGGTTCATTGAACAATATCACACACACCCCTGGTGGGGGGAAG GTTAAAATAGAGAGCaagaaaacaagttacaacaacGTGTCTTCGAAATGTGGTTCGCGAGCAAACTTAAACCACACCCCTGGAGGTGGCAAG GTTAAAATTGAACATAGGAAAGTGAATGTGTCGAATGTAACTTCTAAATGTGGATCGTTCAATAACATTACACACACACCTGGAGGGGGAAAG GTTAAAATTGAAAGCAAGAAACTTGACTTTGGTAAAGTGTCGTCCAAATGTGGATCCAAGGATAATATTCATCATACACCGAGTGGAGGGAAG GTAAAAGTGGAACatcataaattaaactttgCGCACGTTCAATCTAAATGTGGATCCAAGGATAATCTTACTCACACCCCCGGTGGTGGAAAg GTTAAAATTGAAGCGAAGAAAATGGATTTAAGTCACGTTCAGTCCAAATGTGGGTCAACCGACAATATTAAGCATGAACCACAAGGAGGAAAG gttaaaattttcaaacagcgaaagttaaatttttcCAACGTCCATTCTCGGATAAGTAGTTTGTCAAACATGAGCCACAGCCCTGGTGGGGGGAAG GTTAAAATATTCTCTAAGAAGCTCGACGTGGCACAAGTGTCATCCAAGGTTGGAAGTAAGGACAACCTCAAGCACACCCCCGGTGGTGGGAAT GTAAAGATTAGAAGCAAGAATCTTGACCTAAGTAATGTTGGGTCTAAATGTGGATCTTTGGATAATGCAAAACATAAACCAG GTGGTGGCAATGTTCAAATATTTGATGAAAAACTTGACTTTAAAGAAACAGCCAAACCAAAG GTTCCTTTCTCGGAGAATGCAAACCACACACCAGGTGGAGGAAACATAGAAATTTTAAACGAACCGCTTAAATTTCGTGACAAAGCTTCGTCAAGAACTGACAGTGGAGTTAACATGTCAGCTACAT cATCTGAATCCTGA